From the genome of Natrinema marinum:
GCGCGGGCGATCGCCCAGTCGACGCCGGTCATGCTGCTCGACGAGCCCACAGCGAGCCTCGACGTGAACCATCAGGTCGAGACGCTCGAGTTGGTCCGCGAACTGGTCGACGAGGGGCGGACCGTGGTCGCGGCGATCCACGACCTCGATCTGGCGGCACGCTACTGCGATCGGCTCGTGATGCTCTCTGACGGGCGAATCGCCGAGGACGGCGCGCCGTCGACGGTGCTCACGAGCGAAACGCTCGCTGACTCGTTCGACGCGAACGCGGTGGTCACGCCGAACCCCGTGACCGGCTCCGAAACGGTGACCGCGCTGGCGGCCGCCCGCGAGTGCGAGCCCGAATCGGTGCCGGATCGCGTCCACGTGCTCGGCACCGGAGCCGCGGCCGCCGGCGTCGTCGCGCGCCTCGAAGCCGCGGGCGTCGAGGTGACGCTCGGCCCGGTCTCGAGCGGCGACGCGGCGGCCGAGGCGGCCCGGTCGCTCGAGATCGACGCGATCGAGACAGAGCCGTTCGCACACCTCTCGTCGGACGAACGGGCCGCGGGCGCGCGGTTCGTCCGGGAGTCCGACGTGACGGTGCTGGCTGACTTCGTCGTCGGGGCCGGCAATCAGACGATGCTCGATACGCTCGAGGCGGCGGACGCGCTGGTGATCGTCGAGACGCGGCCGCTCGGTGAGCGCAACTTCGCGGGAACGGCAGCCGAAACCCGATACAACGCGTGTCGGACGCGAGCGGTGGCGGCGACGCCGGAGACGATACTCGAGGCGGTCGCTGAAGCCGACGCGAACCGATCGCGCTCGCGGTCGTCGATCGACTCGATCGACGCCGACGACTGAACGGATGCAGTGGAGCGTGGCCGATGGGGCTCGACGCGTTCACACCGCAGGCCCGTCGCCGAGCCGGACTGGACGGTTTTTTACCCCTCCGCCTCCGAGTGGCCGCCA
Proteins encoded in this window:
- a CDS encoding heme ABC transporter ATP-binding protein, translated to MSEPDHPGDESNADSDPDPATVSVADCSIAFGDLEVLENISLTVDPGEFVGLVGPNGAGKTTLLRLISGALEPDSGTVTIDDVDVHGVSSRRSSRLVSVVPQDTTLSFSFPVRDVVEMGRHPHRSRFSSATTEDREAVENALERTQIAELADRAIDEVSGGQRQRVVLARAIAQSTPVMLLDEPTASLDVNHQVETLELVRELVDEGRTVVAAIHDLDLAARYCDRLVMLSDGRIAEDGAPSTVLTSETLADSFDANAVVTPNPVTGSETVTALAAARECEPESVPDRVHVLGTGAAAAGVVARLEAAGVEVTLGPVSSGDAAAEAARSLEIDAIETEPFAHLSSDERAAGARFVRESDVTVLADFVVGAGNQTMLDTLEAADALVIVETRPLGERNFAGTAAETRYNACRTRAVAATPETILEAVAEADANRSRSRSSIDSIDADD